The region TGACCCGGCGCTCTACGAGCGCTGGTGGGAGAAGATCCCGGTCGTTCTCATCGACGGTGAGCTGCACGCGCACTGGCGCGTCTCACCCGACCGACTGCGTCAGGCTCTCGAGGAGGCCATGAAGTGATCCGCCATGTCGTCAGCTGGAAGCTCGCCGCGGCAGACGCCGCAGCGCGCGCGGAGCAGGCCGCAGAAGTCGCCCGTCGCCTGAACGCGCTGATGGGCGTCGTGCCCGAGCTGCGTGCGGTGTCTGCGGGCGCGAACGTCGCGCACCCCGACATCAACTGGGACGTGACGCTCGTCGCCGACGTCGACTCGCTGGAGGCTCTCGAGGCCTACCAGGTGCACCCCGCGCACAAAGAGGCCGGCGCGTA is a window of Microbacterium esteraromaticum DNA encoding:
- a CDS encoding Dabb family protein; protein product: MIRHVVSWKLAAADAAARAEQAAEVARRLNALMGVVPELRAVSAGANVAHPDINWDVTLVADVDSLEALEAYQVHPAHKEAGAYIKSVVASRVAVDFEV